From a single Brassica rapa cultivar Chiifu-401-42 chromosome A01, CAAS_Brap_v3.01, whole genome shotgun sequence genomic region:
- the LOC103869671 gene encoding transcription factor bHLH3, which yields MGQKFWDNQEDRAMVESTIGSEACDFFISSASSLTKLLPPPPTDPNLQQGLRHVVEGSDWDYAIFWLASNVNSSDGCVLIWGDGHCRVVKGNSGDEQDETKRRVLSKLHLSFVGSDLVKQGPLTDLDMFYLASLYFSFRCDSNKYGPAGTYVSGKPLWAADLPSCLSYYRVRSFLARSAGFKTVLSVPVNCGVVELGSLKLIPEDKSVVEMVKSVFGGSDFVKTKEAPKIFGRQLSLGGSKPRSMSINFSPKVEDDTGFSLEAYEVGGSNQVYGKDEAALYLTDEQRPRKRGRKPANGREEALNHVEAERQRREKLNQRFYALRAVVPNISKMDKASLLADAITYITDMQKKIRVYETEKQVMKRRESNQITPAEVDYQQRQDDAVVRVSCPLENHPVSKVIQVFKENEVTPHDANVAVTEEGVVHTFTLRPQGGCTAEQLKDKLLTSLAQ from the coding sequence ATGGGTCAAAAGTTCTGGGACAATCAAGAAGATCGAGCCATGGTGGAATCCACCATAGGCTCCGAAGCTTGCGACTTTTTCATCTCATCCGCTTCTTCCCTCACCAAGCTACTCCCCCCTCCTCCAACTGATCCCAATCTCCAGCAAGGCCTCCGCCACGTCGTCGAAGGCTCTGACTGGGACTACGCCATCTTCTGGCTAGCTTCCAACGTCAACAGCTCCGACGGTTGCGTCTTGATCTGGGGAGACGGCCACTGCCGTGTCGTAAAGGGTAACTCGGGAGACGAGCAAGACGAGACCAAAAGGCGTGTGCTTAGCAAGCTCCACTTGTCCTTTGTCGGTTCGGATCTGGTGAAACAGGGTCCTCTCACTGATCTCGACATGTTTTACTTGGCGTCTCTCTACTTTTCGTTTAGGTGTGATTCGAATAAGTACGGTCCTGCTGGAACTTATGTCTCTGGGAAGCCGCTCTGGGCTGCAGATCTGCCTAGCTGCTTGAGTTATTACAGGGTTAGGTCCTTTTTAGCTAGATCTGCTGGTTTCAAGACTGTCTTGTCTGTACCAGTGAACTGTGGTGTTGTGGAGCTTGGCTCACTTAAACTGATCCCAGAGGATAAGAGTGTGGTTGAGATGGTGAAGTCTGTGTTTGGTGGATCCGACTTTGTAAAAACTAAAGAAGCTCCTAAGATCTTTGGTCGTCAGCTAAGCCTCGGCGGGTCGAAACCGCGGTCCATGAGTATTAACTTCTCACCTAAGGTTGAGGATGATACTGGCTTCTCCTTGGAGGCCTATGAGGTGGGAGGTTCGAATCAAGTGTACGGGAAAGACGAGGCGGCGTTGTATCTAACCGACGAGCAGAGGCCGAGGAAGAGAGGGAGGAAGCCGGCAAACGGAAGAGAAGAGGCCTTGAACCACGTGGAAGCTGAAAGGCAGAGGAGGGAGAAGCTGAACCAGAGATTCTACGCTTTGAGAGCTGTGGTGCCTAACATCTCCAAGATGGACAAGGCTTCGCTACTTGCGGATGCCATCACGTACATCACGGATATGCAGAAGAAGATAAGGGTGTACGAAACGGAGAAGCAGGTGATGAAGAGGAGGGAGAGTAATCAGATTACTCCGGCAGAGGTTGATTATCAACAGAGGCAGGATGATGCGGTGGTTAGAGTAAGCTGTCCGTTGGAGAATCATCCGGTTTCGAAGGTGATACAAGTGTTTAAGGAGAATGAAGTCACGCCTCATGATGCCAACGTGGCTGTAACAGAGGAGGGTGTGGTTCATACATTTACACTCCGGCCTCAAGGTGGCTGCACCGCTGAGCAGCTGAAGGACAAGCTCCTCACCTCTCTCGCACAGTAG
- the LOC103869681 gene encoding protein NAR1, whose product MSDKFSPTLRLGDLNDFIAPSQACVISLKGSKKPLDKKPDRPQVVLTPKQQLEPVKISLKDCLACSGCITSAETVMLEKQSLDEFLSALTKGKDVIVSLSPQSRASIAVHYDISPLQVFKKLTTFLKSLGVKAVFDTSCSRDLVLIEACNEFVNRFKQASSDDGENAQSPLPILSSACPGWICYAEKTLGSFVLPYVSSVKSPQQAIGAAIKHHLCQALGLRLEEIYHVTVMPCYDKKLEAARDDFVFGDNLTEVDSVLTTGEILDLLKLKGVDFKDLEESPLDRLLTNVTEEGHLYGVAGSSGGYAETIFRHAAKALFGHTIEGPLEFKTLRNSDFRELTLELEGKTVLKFATCYGFQNLQNIVRKLKTRKCDYQYVEIMACPAGCLNGGGQIKPKTGQTPKELINSLEATYMNDTALSTDPFQNPIAKRLYDEWLHEPSSSEAKKYLHTQYHAVVKSVTAQLNNW is encoded by the exons ATGTCGGATAAGTTCTCACCGACCTTAAGACTGGGAGATCTCAACGATTTCATTGCTCCGTCTCAAGCCTGTGTCATCTCTCTCAAAGGCTCAAAAAAGCCCCTCGACAAGAAGCCTGATCGTCCCCAG GTTGTTCTTACTCCAAAACAGCAGCTTGAACCCGTCAAAATCTCTCTCAAGGATTGCTTGGCTTGCAG CGGATGCATCACATCGGCTGAGACAGTTATGCTTGAGAAGCAAAGCTTAGACGAGTTCCTCTCTGCTCTTACCAAAGGCAAAGACGTGATCGTCTCCCTTTCTCCGCAGTCCAGAGCCTCCATTGCTGTTCACTACGATATCTCTCCTCTTCAGGTTTTCAAGAAGCTAACTACGTTCTTAAAGTCTCTCGGAGTTAAAGCTGTGTTTGATACGAGCTGTAGCAGAGACTTGGTGCTTATCGAAGCTTGTAATGAGTTTGTGAACCGTTTCAAGCAAGCTAGTTCTGATGACGGTGAAAATGCTCAGTCCCCTCTCCCTATACTTTCCTCCGCGTGTCCTG GTTGGATATGTTATGCTGAAAAGACGCTTGGCTCATTTGTTCTGCCGTATGTCTCTTCTGTTAAGAGTCCTCAGCAAGCTATTGGAGCTGCCATCAAACACCATTTATGTCAAGCGTTGGGACTCAG GCTGGAGGAGATTTACCATGTGACTGTGATGCCCTGCTACGATAAGAAGCTAGAGGCAGCGAGAGACGACTTTGTCTTTGGCGATAACCTGACGGAAGTTGATTCCGTGCTAACAACCGGTGAAATTTTGGATTTATTAAAG TTGAAAGGAGTCGACTTTAAAGATCTGGAGGAATCTCCACTCGACAGATT GCTGACGAATGTTACTGAGGAAGGACATCTTTATGGTGTAGCTGGAAGTTCTGGTGGTTACGCAGAAACAATATTCAGACATGCGGCAAAAGCACTGTTCGGACACACTATTGAAGGTCCTCTTGAGTTCAAAACTCTCAGAAACTCTGATTTTCGTGAATTGACTCTTGAA TTGGAAGGTAAAACAGTGCTGAAATTCGCAACATGTTACGGTTTCCAGAACCTTCAGAACATTGTCCGGAAACTGAAAACACGGAAGTGCGATTATCAGTATGTAGAGATTATGGCGTGCCCTGCAG GTTGCCTGAATGGTGGTGGACAGATTAAGCCAAAGACGGGACAGACTCCGAAAGAACTGATCAACTCACTAGAAGCTACGTATATGAATGATACT GCTTTGAGTACAGATCCTTTCCAGAATCCAATTGCCAAGAGACTGTACGATGAGTGGCTTCACGAGCCTAGTTCCAGCGAGGCAAAGAAGTACTTGCACACTCAGTACCATGCGGTCGTTAAAAGCGTTACAGCGCAGCTCAACAACTGGTAG